A stretch of the Melospiza melodia melodia isolate bMelMel2 unplaced genomic scaffold, bMelMel2.pri scaffold_246, whole genome shotgun sequence genome encodes the following:
- the LOC134433754 gene encoding LOW QUALITY PROTEIN: tumor necrosis factor alpha-induced protein 2-like (The sequence of the model RefSeq protein was modified relative to this genomic sequence to represent the inferred CDS: deleted 1 base in 1 codon): MPLLRRPPRSRTGTRSRRTPRVAAAAAPPWAGCAAPSGGRRRRAPAGDGAEGAAGERRESGGRERDGGGERERHREPLSVLEILELIQRRHLVAADAQIIALEAECSLSPSRPPSPGPLRRPGARRRPRARDVALLYRALLSQLWAVVAESVASPPPAALAPLRAVVAVLEQEEAADARCPPGARPGRPRALRRRWHEAVARAAGERLAQVAPAGGLGARLAALAARVVGDLGVVRGRVAPEYPPEWGATGVYARGYHRALGQQVTALAQRPLDVAEMYLLLDWHSNAYPRPRWRWPWRQELQLSEDRWPEDVTSQDMEDGLATRVTGCHHRAPVTPPSPSSFQRKVERFLDAPGEAPPPEATPGRAIALANCCPPLRAFAERLAQFGHAESEGPRRQAHAALDRVTRACGHLLTRRLFEELKPHFGKLMKRKWLTSSDAFDAIVMLVTGFAQTLRPLHPEPHQVLVSELHRRVLIEYVRPLLQGRLVCASAKARARVAARLGDEARQLRELFTRLDSASPWLDSVVPRLRELLVLEDTAALQMEVGALARDFPDVRRRHVAALLDARGLRAQGPRREILGVLQDLGGGSEPEPGPAPPRCRAFFAELAAPRPVRCLPFQLRLPRLPRRGPARPPPCSEEEEEEPREGDKVTPGGDKGDTEVTERHLERVEATPGGDKGDTEATKRRLSPFTTRGARGSSGGPRRTKPGGGRAGRG, encoded by the exons ATGCCGCTGCTGCGGAGACCCCCGAGGAGCCGGACCGGGACCCGTTCTCGGCGGACCCCGAgggtcgccgccgccgccgcgccacCCTGGGCgggctg CGCGGCGCCGAGCGGGGGGCGCCGGCGGAGGGCACCGGCGGGGGACGGCGCCGAGGGAGCGGCGGGGGAGCGGCGGGAGAGCGGCGGGAGAGAGCGGgacggcggcggggagcgggagaGGCACCGGGAGCCGCTGTCCG TGCTGGAGATCCTGGAGCTCATCCAGCGCCGGCACCTGGTGGCCGCGGACGCCCAGATCATCGCGCTGGAGGCCGAGTGCTCGCTGTCCCCGTCGCGCCCTCCCTCGCCCG gtcccctCCGCCGTCCCGGTGCCCGCCGGCGGCCGCGCGCCCGGGACGTGGCCCTGCTGTACCGGGCGCTGCTGTCGCAGCTCTGGGCCGTGGTGGCCGAGTCGGTGGCgtcgccgccgcccgccgcgctgGCGCCGCTGCGCGCCGTGGTGgccgtgctggagcaggaggaggcggCGGACGCTCGGTGCCCGCCGGGGGCGCgcccggggcggccgcgggcGCTGCGGCGGCGCTGGCACGAAGCCGTGGCCCGGGCGGCCGGGGAGCGGCTGGCGCAGGTGGCGCCGGCGGGCGGGCTCGGGGCCAGGCTGGCCGCGCTGGCCGCGAGGGTGGTGGGGGACCTGGGGGTCGTGAGGGGCCGCGTGGCCCCCGAGTACCCGCCCGAGTGGGGGGCCACGGGGGTCTACGCCCGCGGGTACCACCGCGCGCTGGGGCAGCAGGTGACGGCGCTGGCGCAGCGGCCGCTGGACGTGGCCGAGATGTACCTGCTGCTGGACTGGCACAGCAACGCCTACCCCAG GCCAAGGTGGAGGTGGCCGTggcggcaggagctgcagctcagcgAGGACAGGTGGCCCGAGGATGTCACCAGCCAGGACATGGAGGACGGGCTGGCCACGCGTGTCACCGGg TGCCACCACCGCGCCCCGGTGACGCCGCCGTCCCCTTCCAGCTTCCAGCGCAAGGTCGAGCGGTTCCTGGACGCGCCCGGTGAGGCGCCGCCCCCCGAGGCCACGCCCGGCCGCGCCATCGCCCTGGCCAACTGCTGCCCGCCGCTCAG GGCGTTCGCGGAGCGGCTGGCGCAGTTCGGGCACGCCGAGAGCGAGGGGCCGCGGCGGCAGGCGCACGCGGCGCTGGACAGGGTGACGCGGGCGTGCGGCCACCTCCTGACGCGGCGGCTCTTCGAGGAGCTCAAG CCGCACTTCGGGAAGCTGATGAAGCGCAAGTGGCTGACGAGCTCGGACGCCTTCGACGCCATCGTGATGCTCGTGACCGGCTTCGCGCAGACCCTGCGGCCGCTGCACCCCGAGCCACACCAG GTGCTGGTCAGCGAGCTGCACCGCCGCGTTCTCATCGAGTACGTGCGGCCGCTGCTGCAGGGGCGCCTGGTGTGCGCCTCGGCCAAGGCGCGCGCT CGCGTGGCCGCCCGGCTCGGGGACGAGGCCCGGCAGCTCCGGGAGCTCTTCACGCGCCTG GACTCGGCGTCGCCCTGGCTGGACTCGGTGGTGCCGCGGCTgcgggagctgctggtgctggaggacacGGCCGCGCTGCAGATGGAGGTCGGGGCCCTGGCCAGGGACTTCCCCGACGTCCG GCGCAGACACGTGGCCGCGCTGCTGGACGCGCGGGGCCTGCGGGCTCAGGGGCCCCGCCGGGAGATCCTGGGGGTGCTGCAGGACCTGGGGGGGGGCTCGGAACCGGAACCGGGCCCGGCGCCGCCCCGGTGCCGCGCGTTCTTCGCCGAGCTGGCGGCGCCGCGCCCGGTGCGCTGCCTCCCGTTCCAGCTGCGGCTGCCGCGGCTCCCGCGCCGCGGCCCCGCCAGGCCGCCCCC GTgttccgaggaggaggaggaggagccccgCGAAGGTGACAAGGTGACACCCGGAGGTGACAAAGGGGACACGGAGGTGACCGAGCGCCACCTGGAGAGGGTGGAGGCGACACCTGGAGGTGACAAAGGGGACACGGAGGCGACAAAGCGCCGCCTCTCCCCGTTCACAACGCGAGGAGCTCGGGGCAGCTCGGGCGGTCCGAGGAGGACGAAGCCCGGtggcgggcgggcggggcgggggtga